Proteins from a genomic interval of Nocardioidaceae bacterium:
- a CDS encoding DUF1641 domain-containing protein, with protein sequence MAKPLTYAPPTPQDTGPQDDVDDLVLALHESGLLRVMAGGARAYPQLLTSLLKAIDADAIRSGIALAGALGDPDPEAAEQLAQGIRKARKDAAAAAADSRPPGFLRLAKRAHDKDVRRGLAAALAALAAVGSSLPK encoded by the coding sequence ATGGCCAAGCCGCTGACCTACGCCCCGCCCACGCCGCAGGACACCGGCCCACAGGACGATGTGGACGACCTCGTGCTCGCGCTGCACGAGTCCGGTCTGCTGCGGGTGATGGCGGGGGGCGCACGCGCCTACCCGCAGCTGCTCACCTCGTTGCTGAAGGCGATCGACGCCGACGCGATCCGCTCGGGCATCGCACTGGCCGGCGCGCTGGGCGACCCCGACCCCGAGGCCGCAGAGCAGCTCGCCCAGGGCATCAGGAAGGCACGCAAGGACGCCGCCGCGGCAGCAGCGGACAGCAGGCCGCCGGGCTTCCTGCGACTCGCCAAGCGCGCGCACGACAAGGACGTACGCCGCGGGCTCGCCGCCGCCCTGGCCGCGCTGGCCGCGGTGGGGTCCTCGCTGCCGAAGTAG
- a CDS encoding sulfite exporter TauE/SafE family protein: MAGIPVELLVLTLALSVVVGVTLGLLGGGGSILTVPVLVYVAGLDAKQAIATSLVVVGVTAAMGTVSHARAGRVRWRTGLLFGAAGLSGAFLGGLLGGVLPGAVLLVGFAVMMLVTAVAMLRGRGDVAPRQGDLPVLHVLGEGLVVGLVTGLVGAGGGFLVVPALVLLGGLPMSVAVGTSLLVIAMKSLGGLAGYLSSVQLDWALVAAVTAAAVVGSLVGGRLVSAVPEAALRRGFAWFVLVMGVFVLAQELPAAVVVPAGVVLAAVVASGTACWHLVSSCPLRRAVHATAGRTPRTA; the protein is encoded by the coding sequence ATGGCAGGTATCCCCGTCGAGCTCCTGGTGCTGACCCTCGCGCTGTCGGTGGTCGTCGGCGTCACCCTGGGTCTGCTCGGCGGGGGCGGGTCGATCCTCACCGTGCCGGTGCTCGTGTACGTCGCGGGCCTCGACGCCAAGCAGGCGATCGCGACCTCGCTCGTGGTCGTCGGCGTGACCGCGGCGATGGGCACGGTGAGCCACGCGCGCGCCGGCCGGGTGCGGTGGCGTACGGGGCTCCTCTTCGGCGCGGCCGGACTCTCCGGCGCGTTCCTCGGCGGCCTGCTGGGCGGGGTGCTGCCCGGCGCGGTCCTCCTGGTCGGGTTCGCCGTGATGATGCTGGTGACCGCGGTGGCGATGCTGCGGGGACGCGGCGACGTCGCACCGAGGCAGGGCGACCTGCCGGTGCTGCACGTGCTCGGCGAGGGTCTCGTCGTGGGGCTCGTGACGGGCCTCGTCGGTGCCGGCGGCGGTTTCCTGGTGGTGCCGGCGCTCGTGCTGCTCGGCGGACTGCCGATGAGCGTGGCCGTCGGCACCTCGCTGCTGGTGATCGCGATGAAGTCGCTGGGCGGTCTCGCTGGCTACCTCAGCAGCGTGCAGCTGGACTGGGCGCTGGTCGCCGCGGTGACCGCGGCCGCCGTCGTCGGCAGCCTCGTGGGCGGGCGCCTGGTCTCAGCCGTGCCCGAGGCCGCGCTGCGCCGCGGCTTCGCGTGGTTCGTGCTGGTCATGGGCGTGTTCGTGCTCGCGCAGGAGCTGCCCGCCGCCGTCGTGGTGCCCGCGGGCGTCGTGCTCGCGGCCGTGGTGGCCTCGGGCACCGCCTGCTGGCACCTCGTCAGCAGCTGCCCGCTGCGTCGGGCGGTGCACGCCACCGCGGGCCGGACACCCCGGACGGCCTGA
- a CDS encoding dihydrofolate reductase family protein, whose amino-acid sequence MRQLIVTEMMSLDGVVDSPGGGDHPRAGWTFGEVPFEEAAYELKGTEQEQAGALLLGRVTYQEFAPVWPSMDAEFARYNSLPKYVVSTTLRTTDPGWPAEILPDLDAVARLRQGEGDPLIVHGSASLAQSLLAAGLVDRFHLLVFPVVLGSGRRLFGDGPLTAAEGGLSLVEHEAYANGVLKLVYDVARPG is encoded by the coding sequence GTGCGCCAGCTGATCGTGACCGAGATGATGAGCCTCGACGGGGTGGTGGACTCCCCCGGTGGGGGCGACCACCCGCGCGCCGGCTGGACCTTCGGCGAGGTGCCGTTCGAGGAGGCCGCCTACGAGCTGAAGGGCACCGAGCAGGAGCAGGCCGGAGCGCTGCTGCTGGGCCGGGTGACCTACCAGGAGTTCGCGCCCGTGTGGCCGTCGATGGACGCCGAGTTCGCGCGCTACAACAGCCTCCCGAAGTACGTCGTCTCCACCACGTTGCGGACGACCGACCCCGGGTGGCCGGCGGAGATCCTCCCCGACCTCGACGCCGTGGCGCGCCTCAGGCAGGGCGAGGGCGACCCGCTGATCGTGCACGGCTCGGCCTCGCTGGCCCAGTCGCTCCTCGCTGCCGGGCTGGTGGACCGCTTCCACCTGTTGGTGTTCCCGGTCGTGCTCGGCAGCGGTCGGCGGCTCTTCGGCGACGGCCCGCTGACCGCCGCGGAGGGTGGCCTGTCGCTGGTCGAGCACGAGGCGTACGCCAACGGGGTGCTCAAGCTCGTCTACGACGTGGCACGTCCTGGCTGA
- a CDS encoding ABC transporter ATP-binding protein yields the protein MSGLALRGVTHRYSRAGDVVLADVDLEVTDREMVAVLGPSGTGKSTLLRVAAGLVAPVSGTVRLGGEDVTARPTERRDLTVMFQRPHLFDHLDVRDNVAFGPRTQGLSRREARTRAQRYLALVQLGDAARRRPAELSGGQQQRVALARALACERGVLLLDEPFSSLDPVLRGQMHDLLATVRAELSPTVLMVTHDLDEASLADRVAVLESGRLQQVAPAADLYARPATLAVARLVGGAHEVPGEVVDGVHHSAYGKVRLAPDCEVRGPAVALLRREQLRIVPAADLGADSGESAPFRRRGVVERTRLAGPRVTAVVRCEDGPDRVDVELKPGRTVERGEDVVVQPAAGVRPWAISSVPPSTLRGN from the coding sequence ATGAGCGGCCTGGCGCTGCGCGGTGTGACGCACCGCTACTCGCGTGCGGGCGACGTCGTGCTGGCGGACGTCGACCTCGAGGTCACCGACCGCGAGATGGTCGCGGTGCTCGGCCCCTCGGGCACCGGCAAGTCGACCCTGCTGCGCGTCGCCGCGGGCCTCGTCGCGCCGGTCTCGGGCACCGTCCGGCTCGGTGGGGAGGACGTCACCGCCCGACCGACCGAGCGCCGCGACCTCACGGTCATGTTCCAGCGGCCGCACCTGTTCGACCACCTCGACGTGCGCGACAACGTGGCCTTCGGGCCGCGTACGCAGGGGCTCTCCCGCCGCGAGGCCCGCACCCGCGCCCAGCGGTACCTCGCGCTGGTGCAGCTGGGCGACGCCGCGCGGCGTCGGCCCGCGGAGCTCTCCGGGGGCCAGCAGCAGCGCGTCGCCCTCGCCCGAGCGCTTGCCTGTGAGCGCGGGGTGCTGCTGCTGGACGAGCCGTTCAGCTCGCTCGACCCTGTCCTGCGCGGGCAGATGCACGACCTGTTGGCGACCGTGCGTGCGGAGCTGTCCCCGACGGTGCTGATGGTCACCCACGACCTGGACGAGGCCTCGCTCGCCGACCGGGTCGCCGTGCTCGAGTCCGGGCGGCTGCAGCAGGTCGCGCCCGCGGCCGACCTGTACGCCCGCCCGGCGACGCTGGCGGTCGCGCGCCTCGTCGGCGGCGCCCACGAGGTGCCCGGCGAGGTCGTGGACGGGGTGCACCACTCGGCGTACGGGAAGGTGCGGCTCGCCCCGGACTGCGAGGTGCGAGGTCCCGCCGTCGCCTTGCTGCGGCGCGAGCAGCTGCGGATCGTGCCTGCCGCCGACCTCGGTGCCGACAGCGGCGAGAGCGCCCCGTTCCGGCGGCGCGGTGTCGTCGAGCGCACGCGGCTCGCCGGGCCCCGCGTGACAGCCGTCGTGCGCTGCGAGGACGGCCCCGACCGGGTCGACGTCGAGCTCAAGCCAGGACGCACGGTCGAGCGCGGGGAGGACGTCGTGGTGCAGCCGGCGGCCGGCGTACGACCGTGGGCCATCTCGTCGGTCCCACCCAGTACGTTGCGGGGCAACTGA
- a CDS encoding ABC transporter permease subunit — MRARAYAALALAWFAVPVVPMLIWAGADRWTAPALLPQELGVRGWQAAWDAGVLAAGARSLLLGAAVAAIATPLGATAGRVLGWGRGWSRALVAVVMLLPVLLPPFAVSIGLDVLLLRLQVPGLVATIAVLATFALPYCAFTIGAGYAATDRTVEDQARALGARPRTARRRATLPALRRPLLVAAVLAFLVGWSDYVVTLLLGGGQLVTLPVLLGSAASGTGNEPTVAALAVATAVPPVLLLGAVVLLARRRTRSAVA; from the coding sequence GTGAGGGCACGTGCGTACGCGGCCCTGGCGCTCGCCTGGTTCGCCGTCCCGGTGGTCCCGATGCTGATCTGGGCCGGCGCCGACCGCTGGACGGCGCCCGCGCTCCTGCCCCAGGAGCTGGGCGTCCGCGGCTGGCAGGCCGCCTGGGACGCCGGTGTGCTCGCTGCCGGCGCCCGGTCGCTGCTGCTCGGCGCGGCGGTCGCCGCCATCGCCACGCCTCTCGGGGCGACCGCGGGTCGGGTGCTCGGCTGGGGACGTGGATGGAGCCGCGCGCTCGTCGCGGTGGTGATGCTCCTGCCGGTGCTGCTGCCGCCCTTCGCCGTCTCGATCGGGCTCGACGTGCTGCTGCTGCGCCTGCAGGTGCCGGGGCTGGTCGCGACGATCGCCGTCCTGGCGACCTTCGCGCTGCCCTACTGCGCCTTCACGATCGGGGCGGGGTACGCCGCCACCGACCGCACCGTCGAGGACCAGGCGCGTGCCCTCGGGGCCCGGCCGCGCACGGCGCGTCGGCGCGCCACCCTGCCCGCGCTGCGTCGACCGCTGCTGGTCGCCGCCGTGCTCGCCTTCCTCGTGGGATGGAGCGACTACGTGGTGACCCTCCTGCTGGGCGGCGGTCAGCTGGTGACGCTGCCGGTCCTGCTGGGGTCCGCGGCCTCGGGCACGGGCAACGAGCCGACCGTCGCGGCGCTGGCGGTCGCGACCGCCGTCCCGCCGGTGCTGCTGCTGGGGGCCGTGGTGCTCCTCGCGCGGCGGCGTACGCGGAGCGCCGTCGCATGA
- a CDS encoding ABC transporter substrate-binding protein — MTNPRARRTALVAAVCAGGLVLSACAGPVEGPTTQASGDRPWSEVLAEADGQTVDLWMFGGDDAGNAYVDDVLAPAAADLGVELRRVPVADTGEAIRRMLAENAAGRTDGAVDLVWVNGDNFATGRQADAWLCGWAEDLPNRQYVAADDPLVTSDFGVPVDGCESPWHKAQFTFVHDSARMDDPPTSLLGLLAWAEANPGRFTYPAPPDFTGSVFLREVLYATAGGVEEVPAQFDQAAYDDLSPALFDRLREVAPSLWREGTTYPRDEQELNRLFADGEVDVTMTYGPATLEQLVAEGTLPETTEILTFEEGTVGNASFLGLPASAQDRAGAMVVANLALSPEQQAAKADPSVWGQFTVLDLDLLSPAQRALFEDLPASTVLPPYEELSENAQPELGSGWVGPLDEGWRRQVLAETS, encoded by the coding sequence GTGACCAACCCACGGGCCCGCCGGACCGCTCTCGTCGCTGCGGTCTGCGCCGGCGGCCTTGTCCTGAGCGCTTGCGCCGGACCCGTCGAGGGGCCGACGACGCAGGCGTCCGGCGACCGCCCGTGGAGCGAGGTGCTCGCCGAGGCCGACGGGCAGACGGTGGACCTGTGGATGTTCGGCGGCGACGACGCCGGCAACGCCTACGTCGACGACGTGCTCGCCCCGGCCGCCGCCGACCTGGGGGTCGAGCTGCGTCGTGTCCCCGTCGCCGACACCGGCGAAGCGATCCGCCGGATGCTCGCCGAGAACGCCGCGGGGCGTACGGACGGGGCCGTCGACCTCGTCTGGGTCAACGGCGACAACTTCGCCACCGGCCGCCAGGCCGACGCCTGGCTGTGCGGCTGGGCCGAGGACCTGCCCAACCGCCAGTACGTCGCTGCCGACGACCCGCTCGTGACCAGCGACTTCGGCGTGCCGGTCGACGGGTGCGAGTCGCCCTGGCACAAGGCGCAGTTCACCTTCGTCCACGACTCCGCGCGCATGGACGACCCGCCGACGTCCCTGCTCGGCCTGCTCGCGTGGGCGGAGGCCAACCCCGGCCGCTTCACCTATCCCGCGCCGCCGGACTTCACGGGCTCGGTGTTCCTGCGCGAGGTCCTGTACGCCACCGCGGGCGGCGTCGAGGAGGTCCCGGCGCAGTTCGACCAGGCCGCGTACGACGACCTCTCCCCCGCGCTGTTCGACCGCCTGCGCGAGGTGGCGCCCAGCCTGTGGCGTGAGGGCACCACGTACCCCCGTGACGAGCAGGAGCTCAACCGACTCTTCGCCGACGGCGAGGTCGACGTGACGATGACGTACGGCCCCGCGACACTCGAGCAGCTCGTCGCCGAGGGCACCCTGCCCGAGACGACCGAGATCCTGACCTTCGAGGAGGGCACCGTGGGCAACGCGAGCTTCCTCGGGCTCCCGGCCAGCGCGCAGGACCGGGCCGGCGCGATGGTCGTCGCGAACCTCGCCCTCAGCCCCGAGCAGCAGGCTGCGAAGGCCGACCCGTCGGTCTGGGGACAGTTCACCGTGCTCGACCTCGACCTGCTCTCGCCCGCGCAGCGGGCCCTCTTCGAGGACCTGCCCGCCTCGACGGTGCTGCCGCCGTACGAGGAGCTCAGCGAGAACGCCCAGCCCGAGCTCGGCTCCGGGTGGGTCGGCCCGCTGGACGAGGGCTGGCGCCGCCAGGTCCTCGCCGAGACCTCGTGA
- a CDS encoding CDP-alcohol phosphatidyltransferase family protein yields the protein MLDAPVRRVIGPTLDAIAARLDRPALTPDRLTLAGLAAGLTSAGLAAATLWTPALVLWVASRVLDGLDGPLARRRASAISATSATADDTGDTGDTGDVIDHDSDAGGFLDLTCDFVSYAAGVVGVAVGVQVAGTGGGTGGGLVDLWPFLAVLVAYYLNGTSFLAFSSIAERTGHRLDDGRSFSFLGGLAEGTETVLVHSLWLLLPAYAPEIAWVWAVVVGISATQRVVGGYRTLRGPVDGPVSGR from the coding sequence GTGCTCGACGCTCCCGTACGCCGCGTGATCGGCCCCACCCTCGACGCGATCGCCGCGCGCCTGGACCGCCCCGCCCTCACCCCGGACCGCCTCACGCTTGCGGGACTCGCGGCCGGGCTCACCTCGGCCGGCCTGGCCGCCGCGACGCTGTGGACCCCTGCGCTCGTGCTCTGGGTCGCCTCGCGGGTGCTGGACGGCCTCGACGGACCGCTGGCCCGACGGCGTGCCTCAGCCATCTCGGCCACCTCGGCGACCGCGGACGACACGGGCGACACGGGCGACACGGGCGACGTCATCGACCACGACTCCGACGCGGGAGGCTTCCTCGACCTGACCTGCGACTTCGTCAGCTACGCCGCCGGCGTCGTCGGGGTCGCGGTCGGCGTGCAGGTCGCCGGCACCGGGGGTGGCACCGGTGGTGGCCTGGTCGATCTGTGGCCGTTCCTCGCGGTGCTGGTGGCCTACTACCTCAACGGCACGTCGTTCCTGGCGTTCTCCTCGATCGCCGAGCGCACCGGGCACCGGCTCGACGACGGCCGGTCCTTCAGCTTCCTGGGAGGTCTCGCCGAGGGCACCGAGACCGTCCTGGTGCACAGCCTGTGGCTGCTGCTGCCGGCGTACGCACCCGAGATCGCGTGGGTGTGGGCGGTCGTCGTCGGGATCAGCGCGACGCAGCGGGTGGTCGGCGGGTACCGCACGCTGCGCGGTCCGGTCGACGGCCCGGTCAGCGGTCGCTGA
- a CDS encoding FAD-dependent oxidoreductase: MTVSSDTRADARSRVLQRLNRPSGPSRQREDDRVWDVLVVGCGTAGLVAAKTAARMGAHVLVVESGRLGGDCLFTGCVPSKTLLAAARSGADFDTAMDRVRDTVTAIAPDDDQESLEATGAVVRPGRVRFTGPGEADVSGRTARFLQAVIATGASPALPPIEGLADADPLTSETVWDLAELPSRLTVLGGGPIGCELAQAFAGLGSTVTLVEVESRLLGAEDPDAAAVVADALVADGVDVRLGQAATRVDATGVTLADGSTVAHDRVLVALGRTPRTGDLDLDRVGVETDERGFVVVDETLRSSNPRILAAGDVTGGPQFTHVAGVHGSTAGSNAALGLKRSVTDVVPRVTYTHPEVAAVGAPTHDLPSGWRTLTTRHAEVDRAVAEGETAGFSRLVVDRRGRIRGGTVVGPRAGESLGEVSLAVSQGVKISGLAGVIHPYPTYNDGIWSATTDDLRRTLEGAVVSRALKGASRGRRLWLRARDRVSDR, from the coding sequence ATGACGGTCTCCAGCGACACCCGCGCCGATGCCCGGTCCCGCGTCCTGCAGCGACTGAACCGGCCCTCCGGTCCCTCGCGGCAGCGTGAGGACGACCGCGTCTGGGACGTGCTCGTCGTCGGCTGCGGCACCGCCGGCCTGGTCGCCGCGAAGACCGCCGCCCGCATGGGCGCGCACGTGCTGGTCGTGGAGTCCGGACGGCTGGGCGGGGACTGCCTGTTCACCGGCTGCGTGCCGTCCAAGACCCTGCTCGCCGCCGCCCGCTCCGGCGCCGACTTCGACACCGCCATGGACCGCGTGCGCGACACGGTCACCGCCATCGCCCCCGACGACGACCAGGAGTCGCTCGAGGCGACCGGCGCGGTCGTACGCCCCGGGCGGGTGCGCTTCACCGGCCCCGGCGAGGCCGACGTCTCCGGTCGCACCGCCCGGTTCCTGCAGGCCGTGATCGCGACCGGGGCCTCGCCGGCCCTGCCACCGATCGAGGGTCTCGCCGACGCCGACCCGCTGACCAGCGAGACCGTCTGGGACCTCGCGGAGCTTCCCTCCCGACTCACCGTGCTGGGCGGTGGCCCGATCGGTTGCGAGCTCGCCCAGGCCTTCGCCGGACTCGGGTCGACCGTCACGCTGGTCGAGGTGGAGTCGCGCCTGCTCGGCGCCGAGGACCCCGACGCCGCCGCCGTCGTGGCCGACGCCCTCGTCGCGGACGGTGTCGACGTACGCCTCGGGCAGGCCGCGACCCGTGTCGACGCCACGGGCGTCACGCTCGCCGACGGCAGCACCGTCGCCCACGACCGGGTGCTGGTGGCCCTGGGGCGTACGCCGCGCACGGGCGACCTGGACCTGGACCGCGTCGGCGTCGAGACCGACGAGCGCGGGTTCGTGGTCGTCGACGAGACGCTGCGCAGCTCCAACCCGCGCATCCTCGCCGCCGGGGACGTCACGGGCGGGCCACAGTTCACCCACGTCGCCGGGGTGCACGGGTCGACCGCCGGCAGCAACGCCGCACTCGGCCTGAAGCGGTCTGTCACCGACGTGGTCCCCCGCGTCACCTACACCCACCCCGAGGTCGCCGCCGTCGGGGCACCCACCCACGACCTGCCGTCGGGGTGGCGCACCCTGACCACCCGCCACGCCGAGGTCGACCGGGCGGTCGCCGAGGGCGAGACCGCCGGGTTCTCACGCCTCGTCGTCGACCGCCGCGGGCGCATCCGCGGCGGCACGGTCGTCGGCCCCCGCGCCGGGGAGTCGCTCGGCGAGGTCTCGCTGGCGGTCTCCCAGGGCGTGAAGATCTCCGGCCTGGCCGGGGTGATCCACCCCTACCCGACCTACAACGACGGCATCTGGAGCGCGACCACCGACGACCTGCGTCGCACGCTCGAGGGAGCCGTGGTCTCCCGCGCCCTGAAGGGTGCGAGCCGCGGGCGACGGCTGTGGTTGCGGGCTCGGGACCGCGTCAGCGACCGCTGA
- a CDS encoding DsbA family oxidoreductase, translating to MRIDVWSDIACPWCYVGKRHLESALAQFGEAQPDAEVEVVFRSFELDPQAPAEREGDYVQMLASKYRASHDKAQAMLDQMTMTGFEAGLDLRFDKVRPGSTFDAHRLLHLGRARGLGAEVKERLMRAYLTEGVLMSDLDELRRLGVEAGLDDDEVSAVLSADTYGEDVRTEEETAYELGCSGVPFFVVDRAYAINGAQPAERILEVLQTAHAEARQTVPSAAGPADSAHHEHGPDCSGGTCAI from the coding sequence ATGCGTATCGACGTCTGGTCCGACATCGCCTGCCCGTGGTGCTACGTGGGCAAGCGCCACCTCGAGAGCGCCCTCGCCCAGTTCGGCGAGGCACAGCCCGACGCGGAGGTCGAGGTCGTCTTCCGCTCCTTCGAGCTGGACCCGCAGGCCCCGGCCGAGCGGGAGGGCGACTACGTGCAGATGCTCGCCTCGAAGTACCGCGCCAGCCACGACAAGGCGCAGGCCATGCTCGACCAGATGACGATGACCGGCTTCGAGGCCGGGCTCGACCTGCGCTTCGACAAGGTGCGGCCGGGCAGCACCTTCGACGCCCACCGGCTGCTGCACCTCGGGCGCGCCCGGGGACTGGGGGCCGAGGTCAAGGAGCGGCTCATGCGTGCCTACCTCACCGAGGGCGTCCTGATGAGCGACCTCGACGAGCTGCGCCGCCTCGGCGTCGAGGCCGGCCTGGACGACGACGAGGTCTCCGCGGTGCTCTCGGCCGACACCTACGGCGAGGACGTGCGCACCGAGGAGGAGACCGCGTACGAGCTCGGCTGCAGCGGCGTGCCCTTCTTCGTCGTCGACCGGGCGTACGCGATCAACGGCGCCCAGCCCGCCGAGCGGATCCTCGAGGTGCTGCAGACAGCGCACGCCGAAGCGCGCCAGACCGTCCCGAGCGCGGCCGGACCAGCCGACAGCGCGCACCACGAGCACGGTCCGGACTGCTCCGGTGGCACCTGCGCGATCTGA
- a CDS encoding ribonuclease HI yields the protein MPVPAGAVTVFTDGACAGNPGPGGWAWARDEQTFGRGHEPGSTNQRMEVRAAYEAVLAHPGPLLVVSDSTYVVNCFRDGWWRGWLSRGWLNSAKQPVANRDLWEPFVAEFRRRQTEGPVAFGWVKGHSGNAMNDLVDRLAVEASRDVSLADAGLMHAAGRAESVRETPDEGEDQQAGLW from the coding sequence ATGCCGGTCCCCGCCGGAGCCGTCACCGTCTTCACCGACGGCGCGTGCGCGGGCAATCCCGGTCCCGGCGGCTGGGCGTGGGCGCGGGACGAGCAGACCTTCGGCCGGGGCCACGAGCCCGGCAGCACGAACCAGCGCATGGAGGTGCGGGCCGCGTACGAGGCCGTGCTGGCCCACCCCGGCCCGCTGCTGGTGGTCAGCGACTCCACCTACGTCGTGAACTGCTTCCGTGACGGCTGGTGGCGCGGCTGGTTGAGCCGTGGCTGGCTCAACTCCGCCAAGCAGCCGGTGGCCAACCGTGACCTGTGGGAACCGTTCGTCGCGGAGTTCCGACGCCGGCAGACCGAGGGGCCGGTGGCGTTCGGCTGGGTCAAGGGGCACTCCGGCAACGCGATGAACGACCTGGTCGATCGGCTCGCCGTCGAGGCCAGCAGGGACGTCTCGCTCGCCGATGCCGGGCTGATGCACGCGGCGGGGCGGGCCGAGTCCGTACGCGAGACACCGGACGAGGGCGAGGACCAGCAGGCGGGCCTCTGGTAG
- a CDS encoding DUF4112 domain-containing protein: MTPELEKRRARHQRLARVMDEAVRVPGTRLTIGLDPVIGLVPGIGDLAGSAVSSIILTDAVRSRVPVPVLGRMGWNIIVDALLGLVPLVGDAADVVHRAHRKNSRLLSESLESGTAGAIHGRGPTVGYVAAAVLVAFLPLVLALVVAVVALVAVVSLVL, from the coding sequence GTGACCCCCGAGCTGGAGAAGCGCCGCGCCCGTCACCAGCGGTTGGCGCGGGTGATGGACGAGGCCGTACGCGTCCCCGGAACACGACTGACGATCGGGCTCGACCCCGTCATCGGACTGGTCCCGGGCATCGGCGACCTCGCCGGCTCGGCCGTGTCCAGCATCATCCTCACCGACGCGGTGCGCTCCCGCGTCCCGGTCCCTGTGCTGGGGCGCATGGGGTGGAACATCATCGTCGACGCGCTGCTCGGGCTCGTGCCGCTCGTCGGCGACGCCGCCGACGTGGTGCACCGGGCGCACCGCAAGAACTCGCGGCTCCTGAGCGAGTCCCTGGAGTCGGGGACCGCCGGCGCCATCCACGGACGGGGGCCGACCGTGGGGTACGTCGCCGCGGCCGTGCTGGTCGCGTTCCTGCCGCTGGTGCTCGCCCTCGTCGTCGCGGTCGTCGCGCTCGTCGCGGTGGTGTCGCTGGTCCTCTGA
- a CDS encoding aldo/keto reductase — MEYRPLGRTGTSVSRLTLGTMTFGAESDESVAHAQLDRFCEVGGTLVDTADVYSAGVSEEIIGRWLADRPREVTDQVVVASKGRFPMGEGPNDVGLSRRHLTRALDASLRRLGVEQIDLYQVHAWDPLTPLEETLRFLDDAVRRGKIAYAGLSNFTGWQLQRAVSMSEAMGLEVPVTLQPQYNLLVREIEWEIVPAAEANGLGLLPWSPLGGGWLTGKYSRDERPTGETRLGEDPDRGVEAYDRRSTQQRTWDVVDAVQAVAEETGASMAQVALAWLADRPAVTSVILGARTVEQLEDNLGAASLHLSEEHTARLDAASDPQPADYPYGGPGTEQRSRRIEGGR, encoded by the coding sequence ATGGAGTACCGCCCCCTGGGTCGCACGGGCACGAGCGTCTCGCGCCTGACGCTCGGCACCATGACGTTCGGCGCGGAGAGCGATGAGTCCGTCGCGCACGCCCAGCTGGACCGGTTCTGCGAGGTCGGCGGCACCCTCGTCGACACCGCCGACGTCTACAGCGCCGGGGTGTCGGAGGAGATCATCGGCCGCTGGCTGGCCGACCGGCCCCGTGAGGTCACCGACCAGGTGGTGGTCGCGTCGAAGGGACGCTTCCCGATGGGGGAGGGGCCGAATGACGTCGGCCTCTCACGCCGGCACCTCACCCGTGCGCTCGACGCGTCGCTGCGGCGACTCGGGGTGGAGCAGATCGACCTCTACCAGGTGCACGCCTGGGACCCGTTGACGCCGCTGGAGGAGACCCTGCGGTTCCTCGACGACGCGGTGCGCCGCGGGAAGATCGCGTACGCCGGCCTGTCGAACTTCACCGGGTGGCAGCTGCAGCGCGCCGTCTCCATGAGCGAGGCGATGGGTCTGGAGGTGCCGGTGACGCTGCAACCGCAGTACAACCTGCTCGTCCGCGAGATCGAGTGGGAGATCGTGCCCGCGGCCGAGGCGAACGGTCTCGGTCTGCTGCCCTGGAGCCCGTTGGGTGGGGGGTGGCTGACGGGCAAGTACTCCCGCGACGAGCGACCCACCGGTGAGACCCGTCTGGGCGAGGACCCGGACCGCGGTGTCGAGGCGTACGACCGGCGCTCCACCCAGCAGCGCACCTGGGACGTGGTCGACGCGGTCCAGGCCGTCGCGGAGGAGACGGGCGCGTCGATGGCGCAGGTCGCGCTGGCCTGGCTCGCCGACCGCCCCGCGGTGACCTCGGTGATCCTCGGTGCGCGCACGGTCGAGCAGCTCGAGGACAACCTCGGCGCGGCCTCGCTGCACCTCAGCGAGGAGCACACCGCGCGGCTCGACGCGGCCAGCGACCCGCAGCCCGCCGACTACCCGTACGGCGGGCCCGGCACCGAGCAGCGCAGCCGCAGGATCGAGGGCGGCCGCTGA